From the genome of Halomonas sp. 1513, one region includes:
- a CDS encoding lipopolysaccharide heptosyltransferase II — translation MADAGERILVVGPSWIGDMVMAQSLLMTLKARHPDCYIGVVAPAWSLPMLARMAEVDEAVPLEVGHGEFGWQVRRRVAVTLRGRFDRAIVLPRSWKSALVPFLARVPVRLGFTGEQRLVLLNQRRPLDKLRLDQTVKRFVSLGLPVAEAAGGEFAIPHPRLAVDADNLVELRLRLGLSSRPAIGMMPGAEYGPAKQWPPAYFRELALWLVEAGFEVRVLGGPKDVEDGEHIAAGLEHVHNLCGKTRLADAVDLLADCQQVVTNDSGLMHVAAAVGTRVHALYGSSSPAFTPPLSARAHIHRLGLSCSPCFARVCPLGHTNCLNQLVPQQIFAALTEPA, via the coding sequence ATGGCTGATGCCGGCGAGCGGATCCTGGTCGTGGGACCCTCCTGGATCGGCGATATGGTGATGGCCCAGAGCCTGCTGATGACCCTCAAGGCGCGCCACCCCGACTGCTATATCGGGGTGGTGGCGCCGGCCTGGTCGTTGCCGATGCTGGCACGGATGGCCGAAGTCGACGAGGCGGTTCCCCTCGAGGTGGGGCACGGAGAGTTTGGCTGGCAGGTGCGACGCCGGGTGGCGGTGACGCTGCGAGGTCGCTTCGATCGCGCCATCGTGCTGCCGCGCTCGTGGAAGTCGGCGCTGGTACCGTTCCTGGCGCGAGTGCCGGTGCGCCTCGGTTTCACCGGCGAGCAGCGGCTGGTGCTGCTCAATCAGCGTCGCCCCCTCGACAAGCTGCGGCTCGACCAGACCGTCAAGCGCTTCGTCTCGCTGGGCTTGCCGGTCGCTGAGGCGGCCGGCGGTGAGTTTGCGATCCCCCATCCGCGGCTGGCGGTGGACGCCGATAACCTGGTTGAGCTGCGTCTGCGCCTGGGGCTGTCGTCACGCCCGGCGATCGGCATGATGCCGGGGGCCGAATACGGTCCGGCCAAGCAGTGGCCACCGGCGTATTTCCGGGAGCTGGCCCTGTGGTTGGTGGAAGCCGGCTTCGAGGTGCGGGTGCTGGGTGGCCCCAAGGACGTCGAGGACGGCGAGCATATCGCCGCTGGCCTGGAGCACGTGCACAACCTGTGCGGCAAGACGCGTCTGGCCGATGCCGTGGACCTGCTCGCCGACTGCCAGCAGGTGGTGACCAATGACTCGGGGCTGATGCACGTTGCCGCGGCGGTAGGCACCCGGGTGCATGCGCTCTACGGCTCCTCGTCGCCGGCCTTCACGCCGCCGCTGAGCGCTCGCGCGCATATCCACCGCCTGGGGCTGTCGTGCTCGCCGTGCTTCGCCAGGGTCTGCCCGCTGGGCCACACCAACTGCCTCAACCAGTTGGTGCCGCAGCAGATCTTCGCGGCGCTGACCGAGCCCGCCTAG
- a CDS encoding phosphatidylglycerol--membrane-oligosaccharide glycerophosphotransferase: MTPAVLRNPRLRQPRWWTLIFLGGCLAYATASLLPFGPWPFFLVAAAWLLAAYLFRWGAPRRPRPPKAVIPWSLAPLLLWWLYVYLAASFGIVDLGAIYFHLQAGMTDHGGASRVLAAILSTLCAVLIIVAFTWLVRHDHRWRLFERILALLLLASNPLLHGITQRSAAIVAEDGAWLDRRYVEPVIHSAPETPPNLLLIYLESIERTYADRERFGDAYADLDAIGEDAKVFEGVRQLDNTGWTMAGMIASQCGSPLMPAGLLHDRQFEPLDEVVPGVTCLGDLLREQGYQQTYLGGASKTFAGKGLFYYGHGYDTVYGREELTPRMEDPEYLNSWGLYDDTLFDFVIEEVRELAAGDAPWNLTTLTIGGHAPYGHPAQRCLDRQGEFDGVDILYSVECNAWLTRELLDDLAAEELLDNTLVVIASDHLTMRVSAWDELIASPRDNTFMLLGNDLEPQRIERESSMVDVFPTILEAMGFEIHQHRAGLGASLLSPVQTLLERHQLQLINTKLREERELQLRLWDGLAPTRQEEQEGLSEEEEQLPPVL; encoded by the coding sequence ATGACCCCCGCCGTACTTCGCAACCCCAGGCTACGCCAGCCCCGCTGGTGGACGCTGATTTTCCTGGGCGGCTGCCTGGCTTACGCCACCGCTTCGCTGCTGCCCTTCGGCCCCTGGCCATTCTTCCTGGTCGCCGCGGCGTGGTTGCTCGCAGCCTATCTGTTCCGCTGGGGGGCGCCACGCCGCCCTCGGCCGCCCAAGGCGGTAATTCCCTGGTCGCTGGCCCCCCTGCTGCTGTGGTGGCTGTATGTCTATCTGGCGGCCAGCTTCGGCATCGTCGACCTCGGCGCCATCTACTTTCATCTCCAGGCGGGGATGACCGACCACGGTGGCGCCAGCCGCGTGTTGGCCGCCATCCTCTCCACGCTGTGTGCGGTGCTGATCATCGTGGCGTTCACCTGGCTGGTGCGCCACGACCACCGTTGGCGGCTGTTCGAACGCATCCTGGCCCTGCTGCTGCTGGCCAGCAATCCACTGCTCCACGGCATCACCCAGCGCAGTGCCGCCATCGTCGCCGAGGACGGTGCCTGGCTCGACCGCCGCTACGTGGAGCCGGTGATCCATAGCGCACCGGAGACGCCGCCCAATCTGCTGCTGATCTATCTGGAGAGCATCGAGCGCACCTACGCCGACCGCGAGCGTTTCGGCGACGCCTACGCCGACCTCGACGCCATCGGCGAGGATGCCAAGGTCTTCGAGGGCGTGCGCCAGCTCGATAACACCGGCTGGACCATGGCCGGCATGATCGCCAGCCAGTGCGGCAGTCCGCTGATGCCCGCGGGCCTGCTTCATGACCGTCAGTTCGAACCCCTCGACGAGGTGGTACCCGGGGTGACCTGCCTCGGCGACCTGCTCCGCGAGCAGGGCTACCAGCAGACCTACCTGGGCGGCGCCAGCAAGACCTTCGCCGGCAAAGGGTTGTTCTACTACGGCCACGGCTACGACACCGTCTATGGTCGCGAAGAGCTGACCCCGCGCATGGAGGACCCGGAGTACCTCAACAGTTGGGGCCTCTACGACGATACCCTGTTCGATTTCGTCATCGAGGAGGTGCGCGAGCTGGCCGCAGGCGACGCCCCCTGGAACCTCACCACCCTGACCATCGGCGGCCACGCGCCCTACGGTCATCCGGCCCAGCGCTGCCTCGACCGCCAGGGTGAATTCGACGGCGTCGACATCCTCTACTCGGTGGAGTGCAACGCCTGGCTGACCCGCGAGCTGCTCGACGATCTGGCTGCCGAGGAACTGCTCGACAACACCCTGGTGGTCATCGCCAGCGACCACCTGACCATGCGCGTTTCGGCCTGGGATGAGCTGATCGCCAGCCCCCGCGACAACACCTTCATGCTGCTCGGCAACGACCTGGAGCCACAGCGCATCGAGCGCGAGTCATCGATGGTCGACGTTTTCCCGACCATCCTCGAAGCCATGGGCTTCGAGATTCACCAGCATCGCGCCGGCCTCGGCGCCTCGCTGCTGTCGCCGGTGCAGACGCTGCTCGAACGCCACCAGTTGCAACTGATCAACACCAAGCTGCGCGAAGAGCGTGAGCTGCAGCTGAGGCTGTGGGACGGCCTGGCGCCGACCCGCCAGGAAGAGCAGGAGGGCCTCAGCGAGGAGGAGGAGCAGCTGCCGCCGGTGCTCTAG
- a CDS encoding glycosyltransferase has product MTLAAVLIVKNEADHLAACLDTLRWADELVVLDAGSQDATLEIARRYADKNADKVEVNADWQGFGVQRQRAEALVESDWILMIDADERVTPALRASIETAVAGTPAIYRLARLSWCFGAYIRHAGWYPDRVARLYPRGRASYDGALVHEKLTNPEGLAVRDLDGDLLHFTYRDLRHYLEKSAHYAQAWAEQRAARGKRGSLAAGIGHGLGCFLRMYLLKAGFLDGRAGLLLALLSAHSTFAKYADLWVRTRTAPPDDPAAR; this is encoded by the coding sequence ATGACGCTGGCCGCGGTACTGATCGTAAAGAACGAGGCCGACCACCTGGCCGCCTGCCTCGATACCCTGCGCTGGGCCGATGAGCTGGTGGTGCTGGATGCCGGCAGCCAGGATGCCACGCTCGAGATCGCCCGGCGCTACGCCGACAAGAATGCCGACAAGGTCGAGGTCAACGCCGACTGGCAGGGCTTCGGGGTCCAGCGTCAGCGCGCCGAGGCGCTGGTCGAGAGCGACTGGATCCTGATGATCGATGCCGACGAACGGGTTACCCCCGCGCTGCGGGCCAGCATCGAGACGGCGGTGGCCGGGACGCCAGCCATCTATCGTCTGGCGCGCCTGTCCTGGTGCTTCGGCGCCTATATCCGCCATGCCGGCTGGTATCCCGACCGCGTCGCGCGGCTCTATCCGCGTGGCCGCGCGAGCTATGACGGTGCCCTGGTGCATGAGAAGCTCACCAATCCCGAGGGGCTGGCGGTGCGCGACCTCGACGGCGACCTGCTGCACTTCACCTACCGCGACCTGCGTCACTACCTGGAGAAGTCGGCCCATTACGCCCAGGCCTGGGCCGAGCAGCGCGCCGCGCGCGGCAAGCGCGGCAGCCTGGCCGCGGGTATCGGCCACGGCCTGGGCTGTTTCCTGCGCATGTATTTGCTCAAGGCGGGGTTCCTCGATGGCCGCGCCGGACTGCTGCTGGCGCTGCTGTCGGCGCACTCGACCTTCGCCAAGTACGCCGACCTGTGGGTCAGGACCCGGACCGCACCGCCAGACGATCCAGCAGCGCGCTGA
- a CDS encoding glycosyl transferase: MTAPQAAPRRVLVVRNDKLGDFMLAWPALACLKQADAALHVTALVPAYTAPLAEACPWIDAVLLDPGDDAPRQAQRELLEQLRAARFDALLTLFSTPRIAWLGFRAGIPLRLAPATKWAQLFYNHRLTQRRSRSLKPEYAYNLELAEALLTRLGIAPPQVAPPYWPLEPATRDDERRRLAQTLDLDFARPWVFLHPGSGGSAVNLDLEQYAHLASAIARHAQASPHWLLTFGPGEQQAAETLCNALGEHGLDAQLVPPRDSLRDFAQGLAAADLLIAGSTGPLHVAGCLNLATAGFYPAKRSSTPLRWQTCNAAERRLAFSPPPGKDSESDMSRIDLNDAALRISALLDRLAVRSGS; the protein is encoded by the coding sequence ATGACCGCGCCCCAGGCAGCGCCGCGGCGCGTTCTGGTGGTGCGTAACGATAAACTCGGCGACTTCATGCTCGCTTGGCCGGCGCTGGCCTGCCTCAAGCAGGCCGACGCCGCGCTGCATGTCACCGCCCTGGTGCCGGCCTATACCGCCCCCCTGGCCGAGGCCTGCCCGTGGATCGACGCGGTGCTCCTCGACCCCGGTGATGACGCCCCGCGCCAGGCCCAGCGCGAGCTGCTCGAACAGCTGCGCGCGGCGCGCTTCGACGCGCTGCTGACGCTCTTCTCGACGCCGCGTATCGCCTGGCTGGGCTTTCGCGCCGGCATTCCCCTGCGGCTGGCGCCGGCCACCAAGTGGGCGCAGCTATTCTACAATCATCGCCTGACCCAGCGCAGGTCGCGCTCGCTCAAGCCCGAGTACGCCTACAACCTCGAGCTGGCCGAAGCCCTGCTGACGCGACTGGGCATCGCCCCGCCTCAGGTGGCCCCGCCCTACTGGCCGCTCGAGCCGGCGACTCGCGACGACGAGCGGCGGCGCCTGGCGCAGACCCTCGACCTCGATTTCGCCCGCCCCTGGGTCTTCCTGCACCCGGGCAGCGGTGGCTCAGCGGTCAACCTGGACCTCGAGCAGTACGCCCACCTGGCCAGCGCCATCGCACGTCACGCCCAGGCCTCTCCGCACTGGCTGCTGACCTTCGGCCCCGGCGAGCAACAGGCCGCCGAGACGCTGTGCAACGCGCTGGGTGAGCATGGCCTGGACGCCCAGCTGGTTCCGCCGCGCGATTCGCTGCGCGACTTTGCCCAGGGCCTGGCCGCTGCCGACCTGCTGATCGCCGGCTCCACCGGCCCGCTCCACGTGGCCGGCTGTCTGAACCTGGCCACCGCCGGGTTCTATCCGGCCAAGCGTTCATCGACGCCGCTGCGCTGGCAGACCTGCAACGCCGCCGAACGCCGCCTGGCCTTCAGCCCACCGCCCGGCAAAGACAGCGAGAGCGACATGTCGCGCATCGACCTCAACGACGCCGCCCTGCGTATCAGCGCGCTGCTGGATCGTCTGGCGGTGCGGTCCGGGTCCTGA
- a CDS encoding glycosyl transferase family 1 → MHICLSSGWGGLEMYPSRIIPELQRQGWEVHGLALADSRVAESFAAAGVTPLTVASRGGALLAVARILGYLQRHRIQVLHCHKSSDLRLVALLKTLRPSLRLFFTEHMGVTRPKKGLYHRWAYGKLSRLFSISEATRARNLKAFALPPERIQRLYLGIDPTPYAAHGDIDALRSELGAPPGALLIGLPGRLTPGKGQDIWLQALARLAVRAPALQWHAVMIGGLHASEGSDESYVAELEAKVAALGLAERITFAGFRGDLPRLLRALDIVCIPSTNEAFGLTVIEAMAAGRPVIGADSGAIPELLDGAVGRLAAPDDPDAWAQQLQALADDPALRQRLGLAAEERVRRDFSLSAHVAALCNAYARE, encoded by the coding sequence ATGCACATCTGCCTCTCGAGCGGCTGGGGTGGTCTGGAAATGTATCCCTCGCGGATTATACCCGAGCTGCAGCGCCAGGGCTGGGAGGTCCACGGCCTGGCGCTGGCCGACTCACGGGTCGCCGAGAGCTTCGCGGCGGCGGGCGTGACGCCGCTGACGGTGGCGTCACGCGGTGGCGCACTGCTGGCCGTGGCGCGCATCCTGGGCTATCTGCAGCGCCATCGTATCCAGGTGCTGCACTGCCACAAGTCCTCCGATCTGCGCCTGGTCGCCCTGCTCAAGACGCTGCGGCCCAGCCTGCGGCTGTTCTTCACCGAGCACATGGGCGTGACCCGACCCAAGAAGGGACTCTACCATCGCTGGGCCTACGGTAAACTTAGCCGGCTATTCTCGATCAGCGAGGCCACCCGGGCGCGCAACCTCAAGGCCTTCGCGCTGCCGCCCGAGCGCATTCAGCGGCTCTACCTGGGCATCGATCCGACGCCCTATGCCGCCCACGGCGACATCGACGCGCTGCGTAGCGAGCTCGGCGCACCGCCCGGGGCACTGCTAATCGGCCTGCCCGGGCGGCTGACGCCGGGCAAGGGCCAGGATATCTGGCTGCAGGCGCTGGCGCGACTCGCCGTACGCGCACCGGCCCTGCAATGGCACGCCGTGATGATCGGCGGCTTGCATGCCAGCGAAGGCAGCGACGAGTCCTATGTCGCCGAGCTCGAGGCCAAGGTGGCGGCGCTGGGGCTCGCTGAGCGGATCACTTTCGCCGGCTTTCGCGGCGACCTGCCGCGCTTGCTGAGGGCGCTGGATATCGTCTGCATTCCCTCCACCAACGAGGCCTTCGGGCTGACGGTGATCGAAGCGATGGCCGCCGGCCGTCCGGTGATCGGCGCCGACAGCGGCGCGATTCCCGAGCTGCTCGACGGCGCGGTCGGACGCCTGGCCGCCCCCGACGACCCCGACGCCTGGGCGCAGCAGTTGCAGGCCCTGGCCGACGACCCCGCGCTGCGCCAGCGGCTGGGCTTGGCGGCGGAGGAGCGGGTACGCCGGGACTTCTCGTTGAGCGCCCATGTTGCGGCGCTATGTAACGCCTATGCGCGGGAATAG
- a CDS encoding 3-deoxy-D-manno-octulosonic acid kinase, translating into MQLARFQAAKTFILYDAHSVCDALPASQIDPALFSPAYWRQHGGVVGEAPGRGTSLFVQAGSQQWVLRHYRRGGLIGRVIRDRYLWTGLERTRAFRELRLTAELHARGLPVPPPVAACVWRHGLSYRAALITVRLAGTRALAERLADADATLLERVGASIARFHAAGLDHVDLNARNLLVDATDRVWLIDLDRCRLRPPGAWQAANLDRLARSLAKFDAPPGAMETIRRGYSRA; encoded by the coding sequence ATGCAGTTGGCAAGGTTCCAGGCGGCGAAAACGTTCATTCTATATGATGCGCACAGTGTATGTGACGCCTTGCCTGCCTCACAAATCGACCCCGCACTGTTCTCCCCCGCCTATTGGCGCCAGCACGGCGGCGTGGTCGGCGAGGCACCCGGACGCGGCACCAGCCTGTTCGTGCAGGCCGGTTCACAGCAGTGGGTGCTGCGTCACTATCGCCGTGGCGGCCTGATCGGCCGCGTCATCCGTGATCGTTACCTGTGGACCGGCCTGGAACGAACCCGCGCCTTCCGCGAGCTGCGCCTCACCGCCGAGCTCCACGCCCGCGGCCTGCCGGTGCCGCCGCCGGTGGCGGCCTGCGTCTGGCGGCACGGCCTGAGCTACCGGGCAGCGCTGATCACCGTGCGGCTGGCGGGCACACGGGCGCTGGCCGAGCGGCTGGCTGACGCCGACGCCACTCTGCTGGAGCGGGTCGGCGCCAGCATTGCACGCTTCCATGCCGCCGGCCTCGACCACGTCGACCTCAACGCCCGCAACCTGCTGGTCGACGCGACAGATCGGGTATGGCTGATCGATCTCGACCGCTGCCGGCTGCGTCCGCCCGGCGCCTGGCAGGCCGCCAACCTCGACCGCCTGGCGCGCTCGCTGGCCAAGTTCGACGCCCCGCCGGGTGCCATGGAGACCATTCGCCGCGGCTATTCCCGCGCATAG
- a CDS encoding glycosyl transferase yields the protein MKRPLPAQPRHIGILRLSALGDVCNLVPTVRALQRQWPEARITWIIGKGEHSLLAGLSGVEFVVYDKASGLAGMRVLWRQLAETRFDVLLHMQQAIRASLLGLGLKTDVRVGYDRARAKDAQHWFTHRQLPPHPRAHVVDSFMDFARLLGVEDTRLEWRLSVPDAACDEARRLSAGRRYLVVSPCSSVRVRNFRNWSAEGFAAVIEHAWQQYGLVTLLTGSGTPKEREMCERIAAQVPDREALVDAVGQLSLKGLLALIDEAQAVIAPDSGPVHMANALDTPVIGLYATSNLQRTGPYHWRHLAVDRYPQAVAHFLHKDVEALGWGERVRHPDAMSLIAADDVIDRLDTLLSEPRDET from the coding sequence ATGAAGCGTCCTCTACCCGCCCAGCCCCGCCATATCGGCATCCTGCGCCTGTCGGCGCTGGGCGATGTGTGTAATCTGGTACCCACCGTGCGTGCCTTGCAGCGCCAGTGGCCCGAGGCGCGCATCACCTGGATCATCGGCAAGGGCGAGCACAGTCTACTGGCGGGCCTGTCCGGGGTCGAGTTCGTGGTCTACGACAAGGCCTCCGGCCTGGCCGGCATGCGCGTGCTGTGGCGCCAGCTCGCCGAGACGCGCTTCGATGTGCTGCTGCACATGCAGCAGGCGATCCGCGCCAGCCTGCTGGGGCTGGGGCTCAAGACCGACGTGCGGGTGGGCTACGACAGGGCGCGCGCCAAGGACGCCCAGCACTGGTTCACCCACCGCCAGCTGCCGCCGCACCCGCGCGCCCACGTGGTCGATTCGTTCATGGACTTCGCGCGCCTGCTCGGCGTCGAGGATACTCGCCTCGAGTGGCGGCTCAGCGTGCCGGACGCCGCTTGCGACGAAGCCCGACGGTTGAGCGCCGGGCGTCGCTACCTGGTGGTCAGCCCGTGCAGCAGCGTGAGGGTGCGCAACTTCCGTAACTGGTCGGCGGAGGGCTTTGCCGCGGTGATCGAGCACGCCTGGCAGCAGTACGGCCTGGTCACCCTGCTCACCGGCAGCGGCACCCCCAAGGAGCGCGAGATGTGCGAGCGCATCGCCGCCCAGGTACCGGACCGCGAAGCGCTGGTCGACGCTGTCGGCCAACTATCGCTGAAGGGGCTGCTGGCGCTGATCGACGAGGCCCAGGCGGTAATCGCCCCGGACTCCGGCCCGGTGCACATGGCCAATGCCTTGGATACGCCGGTGATCGGCCTCTACGCCACTTCCAACCTGCAGCGTACCGGGCCCTATCACTGGCGCCACCTGGCGGTGGACCGCTACCCCCAGGCGGTGGCGCATTTTCTGCACAAGGACGTCGAGGCGCTGGGCTGGGGCGAGCGGGTGCGCCACCCCGACGCCATGTCGCTGATCGCCGCCGACGACGTCATCGACCGTTTGGATACCCTGCTCTCGGAGCCCCGTGATGAAACTTGA
- a CDS encoding bifunctional heptose 7-phosphate kinase/heptose 1-phosphate adenyltransferase (catalyzes the phosphorylation of D-glycero-D-manno-heptose 7-phosphate to form D,D-heptose-1,7-bisphosphate and catalyzes transfer of ADP to D-glycero-D-manno-heptose 1-phosphate forming ADP-D,D-heptose), which yields MKLDLTALEHARVLVVGDAMLDRYWHGGTSRISPEAPVPVVRVEEADDRPGGAANVALNIASLGGHAGLAGLVGDDANADLLTARLEDAGVSTHFQRSSEIPTITKLRVMSRNQQLIRLDFEQGLGEVDTSALLAQVEAALDGVDLVILSDYGKGTLNRIEELIALVRGAGKRVLVDPKGSDFRRYRGASVITPNLTEFETVVGACRSDEELAAKGEALRAELELEALLITRSEKGMTLIRGDHAPLHLPTRAREVFDVTGAGDTVIGVLGLALAADHGFAEAMTLANLAAGLVVAKPGTATLSIAELYTAVHGDKLAEFGVIDEAPLIEAVRAAQARGERVVMTNGCFDILHAGHVAYLEHARQLGDRLIVAVNDDASIGRLKGPKRPINPLARRMQVLSGLGAVDWVVPFGEDTPQRLIEAVLPDILVKGGDYRPEDIAGGQAVRDAGGEVRVLGFEDGVSTTAMISTILDRER from the coding sequence ATGAAACTTGACCTCACCGCCCTGGAACATGCCCGCGTGCTGGTGGTCGGCGATGCCATGCTCGACCGCTACTGGCACGGCGGCACCTCGCGGATCTCCCCCGAGGCGCCGGTGCCGGTGGTGCGCGTCGAAGAGGCCGACGACCGCCCCGGCGGCGCCGCCAACGTGGCGCTCAATATCGCCTCGTTGGGTGGCCATGCCGGCCTCGCCGGCCTGGTCGGCGACGACGCCAACGCCGACCTGCTCACTGCCCGCCTCGAGGATGCCGGAGTGAGCACTCACTTCCAGCGCAGCAGCGAGATTCCCACCATCACCAAGCTGCGCGTGATGAGCCGCAACCAGCAGCTGATTCGTCTCGACTTCGAGCAGGGGCTCGGCGAGGTGGATACCTCGGCGCTGCTGGCCCAGGTCGAGGCGGCGCTGGACGGCGTCGACCTGGTGATCCTCTCCGACTACGGCAAGGGCACGCTCAATCGCATCGAGGAACTGATCGCGCTGGTGCGCGGTGCCGGCAAGCGCGTACTGGTCGACCCCAAGGGCAGCGACTTCCGCCGCTACCGCGGGGCCAGCGTGATCACCCCCAACCTCACCGAGTTCGAGACGGTGGTTGGCGCCTGCCGCAGCGATGAAGAGCTGGCGGCCAAGGGGGAAGCGCTGCGCGCCGAGCTCGAGCTGGAGGCGCTGTTGATCACCCGCAGCGAAAAGGGCATGACGCTGATTCGTGGCGATCACGCGCCGCTGCACCTGCCGACCCGCGCCCGCGAGGTGTTCGACGTCACCGGCGCCGGCGATACCGTGATCGGCGTGCTCGGCCTGGCGCTGGCCGCCGACCACGGCTTCGCCGAGGCCATGACCCTGGCCAACCTGGCCGCCGGCCTGGTGGTGGCCAAGCCGGGTACCGCGACACTGTCGATCGCCGAGCTCTACACCGCCGTGCATGGCGACAAGCTCGCCGAGTTCGGGGTGATCGACGAGGCGCCGCTGATCGAGGCGGTGCGCGCCGCCCAGGCCCGCGGCGAGCGGGTAGTGATGACCAACGGCTGCTTCGACATCCTCCACGCCGGCCACGTTGCCTACCTGGAGCACGCCCGTCAGCTCGGCGACCGCCTGATCGTGGCGGTCAACGACGACGCCTCCATCGGACGCCTCAAGGGCCCCAAGCGCCCCATCAACCCGCTGGCGCGGCGCATGCAGGTACTCTCCGGCCTCGGCGCCGTGGACTGGGTGGTGCCCTTCGGCGAGGACACCCCGCAGCGCCTGATCGAGGCGGTATTGCCGGATATCCTGGTCAAGGGCGGCGACTACCGGCCCGAGGATATCGCCGGCGGCCAGGCGGTGCGTGACGCCGGCGGCGAGGTGCGCGTGCTGGGCTTCGAGGATGGCGTCTCGACCACCGCCATGATCTCCACCATCCTCGACCGCGAGCGCTGA
- a CDS encoding 3-deoxy-D-manno-octulosonic acid transferase, with protein sequence MAAGKPWARRLYSLALALLTPLVWRRVWREQRPARPRRERLGLITAPPGPGLWLHCASLGEVIAARPLIAALLDDYPGHHLTVTTMTATGAERVEALRREAGLAARLHHRFLPLDYPGATRRFLARLAPQMAIIFETELWPNLLAACRRRGIPLAVVNGRLSPRAFARYRRIRPLMQDALCGVDWLAAKSEEDLARFRALGMAVDRSQAVGSLKFDISVSPELRSAAQALRTEFGKRPVWIAGSTHPGEDEQLLEAHALLRRSHPDALLILVPRHPQRFAAVAALCAAQGMAAPRRSREQLPTRNDAVYLGDTLGELTLLYGAADLAFVGGSLVPVGGHNLLEPAAMGTPVLSGEQLANFQDVAETFAAAGALVSVADADALARALAALFNDDAERLRLGEAGRLVVAANRGALARTREGLARLLISE encoded by the coding sequence ATGGCGGCGGGCAAGCCCTGGGCGCGGCGGCTCTATTCGCTGGCGCTGGCGCTGCTGACGCCGCTGGTGTGGCGTCGGGTGTGGCGCGAGCAGCGCCCCGCTCGGCCGCGCCGCGAGCGGCTGGGGCTGATTACGGCGCCGCCCGGCCCCGGCCTGTGGCTGCACTGCGCCTCGCTGGGCGAGGTGATTGCCGCCCGGCCGCTGATCGCGGCGCTGCTCGACGACTACCCCGGCCATCACCTCACGGTCACCACCATGACCGCCACCGGCGCCGAGCGCGTCGAGGCGCTGCGCCGTGAGGCGGGCCTGGCGGCGCGGCTTCACCACCGCTTCCTGCCCCTGGACTACCCCGGGGCGACGCGGCGCTTTCTGGCGCGGCTGGCGCCGCAGATGGCGATCATCTTCGAAACCGAGCTGTGGCCCAACCTGCTGGCCGCCTGCCGCCGGCGGGGCATACCGCTGGCGGTGGTCAACGGCCGGCTCTCGCCGCGCGCCTTTGCGCGCTACCGGCGAATCCGGCCGCTGATGCAGGACGCACTGTGCGGTGTCGACTGGCTGGCCGCCAAGTCGGAGGAGGATCTTGCCCGCTTCCGGGCGCTGGGCATGGCCGTCGACCGCAGCCAGGCGGTAGGCTCGCTGAAGTTCGATATCAGCGTGTCGCCGGAGCTGCGCAGCGCGGCACAGGCGCTGCGTACCGAGTTCGGCAAGCGGCCGGTATGGATCGCCGGCTCCACCCACCCAGGAGAGGACGAGCAGCTGCTCGAGGCTCATGCGCTGCTGCGTCGCTCTCACCCCGACGCCCTGCTGATCCTGGTGCCCCGTCATCCGCAGCGCTTCGCGGCGGTGGCAGCGCTGTGCGCGGCGCAGGGCATGGCGGCGCCGCGCCGCTCGCGAGAACAGCTACCCACGCGCAACGATGCGGTTTACCTGGGCGATACCCTGGGTGAGCTTACGCTGCTCTACGGTGCGGCCGATCTGGCCTTCGTCGGCGGTAGCCTGGTACCGGTGGGCGGCCACAACCTGCTCGAGCCGGCGGCGATGGGCACTCCGGTGCTCAGCGGTGAGCAGCTGGCCAACTTTCAGGACGTTGCCGAAACGTTCGCTGCGGCCGGTGCCCTGGTAAGCGTCGCCGACGCCGACGCGCTGGCCAGGGCGCTGGCCGCCCTGTTCAACGACGACGCCGAGCGGCTGCGCCTGGGCGAGGCCGGTCGGCTAGTGGTGGCGGCCAACCGCGGCGCCCTGGCGCGCACCCGGGAAGGTCTGGCGCGACTGCTAATAAGTGAGTGA